The following coding sequences lie in one Thermoanaerobaculia bacterium genomic window:
- a CDS encoding alanine--tRNA ligase-related protein, whose protein sequence is YVLRRIIRRALRYARRLGVERPMLCDLVGTVIRGFEGIYFLSDAGALGSRIADDLRAEEELFGRTLTSGIDRIGEEIEGIRRTGGSALSGETAFRLYDTYGIPLDLIGEIAQDEGLQVDVDGFERAMDAQRARSHASARFQAADAKVFETLPLPDAHSEFRGYPEQDFVRLSGARVLAIVEDGEPSGRLSEGESGEVVTDRTVFYPEGGGQVGDVGTWSWPGGAAEVTDVRRPVPGMIAHRVEVREGALSIGDPVDMEVDEWTRRRTQANHTGTHLLHAALRSVLGESARQMGSLVAPDRLRFDYAARSPLTPEQIREIEEQVNREVLLDKPVAKEVVSRDEANAKGAIAFFGEKYGERVRVVTVPGYSVELCGGCHVPTTGEIGAFKILSDRGLAAGVRRIEAVTSLGTVDLLRRDEEILSALSQQAKSERERLPEVFRGAEEKIRTLEKELASLRLKLAAAGGGASASAADDGVREVAGVKVWTREARGLAPGELRNLSDALKGKLKSGVVAVGGGQEGKTAIIVAVTADLTPRLSASDIAARIGPALGGRGGGKRDLAQVGGRDESLLPAGLAAAYSAVEELLAGS, encoded by the coding sequence CTACGTGCTGCGGCGGATCATCCGGCGCGCGCTCCGTTACGCGCGCCGCCTCGGCGTCGAGCGGCCGATGCTGTGCGACCTCGTCGGCACGGTGATCCGAGGCTTCGAGGGGATCTATTTCCTGTCCGACGCGGGGGCGCTCGGGTCCCGCATCGCCGACGACCTGCGCGCGGAGGAGGAGCTCTTCGGCCGGACGCTCACGTCGGGGATCGACCGGATCGGCGAGGAAATCGAGGGGATCCGGCGGACCGGCGGGTCGGCGCTCTCGGGCGAGACGGCATTCCGTCTCTACGACACGTACGGCATCCCGCTCGACCTGATCGGCGAGATCGCGCAGGACGAGGGGCTGCAGGTCGACGTGGACGGGTTCGAGCGCGCGATGGACGCCCAGCGCGCCCGATCGCACGCGTCGGCCCGGTTCCAGGCCGCGGACGCGAAGGTGTTCGAGACGCTGCCGCTCCCGGACGCCCACTCGGAGTTCCGCGGGTACCCCGAGCAGGATTTCGTGCGGCTGTCGGGCGCGCGCGTGCTGGCGATCGTCGAGGACGGGGAGCCTTCCGGCCGCCTCTCGGAGGGGGAGTCGGGCGAAGTCGTGACGGATCGCACGGTCTTCTACCCGGAGGGGGGCGGCCAGGTCGGAGACGTCGGGACGTGGAGCTGGCCGGGAGGCGCGGCCGAGGTGACGGACGTGCGCCGTCCGGTCCCGGGGATGATCGCGCACCGCGTCGAGGTCCGGGAGGGGGCGCTCTCGATCGGCGACCCGGTCGACATGGAAGTCGACGAGTGGACGCGGCGGCGGACGCAGGCCAACCACACCGGAACGCACCTCCTGCACGCCGCGCTGCGGAGCGTCCTCGGGGAATCGGCGCGCCAGATGGGCTCGCTCGTCGCCCCGGACCGGCTGCGCTTCGACTACGCGGCCCGCTCGCCGCTCACCCCGGAGCAGATCCGCGAGATCGAGGAGCAGGTCAACCGCGAGGTGCTGCTCGACAAGCCCGTCGCCAAGGAGGTCGTCTCCCGCGACGAGGCGAACGCGAAGGGCGCGATCGCCTTCTTCGGCGAGAAGTACGGCGAGCGGGTGCGGGTCGTGACCGTGCCGGGGTATTCGGTCGAGCTCTGCGGCGGATGCCACGTTCCGACGACGGGAGAGATCGGGGCCTTCAAGATCCTGTCCGACAGGGGACTCGCGGCGGGCGTGCGGCGGATCGAGGCGGTGACCTCGCTCGGGACGGTCGATCTCCTGCGCCGGGACGAGGAGATCCTCTCGGCGCTCTCCCAGCAGGCGAAATCGGAGCGGGAGCGGCTCCCGGAGGTCTTCCGCGGGGCCGAGGAGAAGATCCGCACGCTCGAGAAGGAGCTCGCATCGCTGCGGTTGAAGCTCGCCGCGGCCGGAGGCGGCGCTTCCGCCTCCGCCGCCGACGACGGGGTGCGGGAGGTCGCCGGGGTGAAGGTCTGGACCCGGGAGGCGCGGGGGCTCGCCCCGGGGGAGCTGCGGAACCTCTCCGACGCTCTCAAGGGGAAGTTGAAGTCCGGGGTCGTCGCGGTCGGGGGCGGACAGGAGGGGAAGACGGCGATCATCGTCGCCGTGACCGCCGACCTGACCCCGCGCCTTTCGGCGTCGGACATCGCCGCCCGCATCGGGCCGGCGCTCGGGGGGCGCGGGGGCGGCAAACGCGACCTCGCCCAGGTCGGCGGGAGGGACGAATCGCTCCTCCCGGCGGGGCTCGCGGCCGCCTATTCGGCCGTGGAGGAGCTCCTCGCGGGCTCCTGA
- a CDS encoding lytic transglycosylase domain-containing protein has product MRKTLPILLACAVSSSAFAGVHLTVRPDGTRMIYNDEVDTRRYKPIQMSDGWLVSRRTRPSPYDDLIRSAAVEHAMDPALLKSVMLVESGFNPAALSRKGARGLMQLMPATARRYGVRNVMDVRDNIAGGARYLDYLLNLYHGDLENALAAYNAGEGAVEKYGGIPPYDETILYVHKTLTAYYGKPYLGGGFGRATTQRFKVLASFSPGKPVRIERDADNRVVLTTASSPAVLRRR; this is encoded by the coding sequence ATGAGGAAAACCTTACCGATTCTGCTCGCCTGTGCGGTGTCCTCGTCCGCGTTCGCCGGCGTCCATCTGACGGTGCGTCCCGACGGCACCCGCATGATCTACAACGACGAGGTCGACACGCGGCGGTACAAGCCGATCCAGATGAGCGACGGCTGGCTCGTGAGCCGACGCACGCGGCCGTCGCCGTACGACGACCTGATCCGTTCGGCGGCGGTCGAGCACGCGATGGACCCGGCCCTGCTGAAGTCGGTGATGCTCGTCGAATCGGGCTTCAACCCCGCCGCCCTCTCGCGCAAGGGCGCGCGGGGGCTCATGCAGCTCATGCCCGCGACGGCGCGTCGCTACGGCGTCAGGAACGTCATGGACGTTCGGGACAACATCGCCGGCGGCGCCCGCTATCTCGACTACCTGCTGAATCTCTACCACGGAGATCTCGAGAACGCGCTCGCCGCGTACAACGCCGGCGAGGGCGCCGTCGAGAAATACGGCGGGATCCCGCCTTACGACGAAACGATCCTCTACGTTCACAAGACGCTGACCGCGTACTACGGCAAGCCGTACCTCGGCGGCGGATTCGGCCGGGCCACGACGCAGCGATTCAAGGTCCTCGCGAGCTTCTCGCCCGGAAAGCCGGTCCGAATCGAGCGCGACGCCGACAACCGCGTCGTCCTCACCACGGCCAGCTCCCCGGCGGTCCTGCGCCGGCGGTAG
- a CDS encoding tetratricopeptide repeat protein, with product MAHSRREAPPFDQGIFLLHRNKGREALRNGSVATARAELQTALSIRPGDEDVRNLLSVVYFKAGEFEEAEKLTRLLVAENPDSPVLRSNLGIIHVKTGALDEAEAELRRAIELKPDHAKSHLYLGFVYRQKRKLGLALEHFGFAGADRLVAELQEELRRSSRESGDVRAAMRKEGPLPNESTTAKLVIPAEFRSPAAAVPKAPPLAAAPAVPAPPGRPAPAARLFRIRDNGTVEITFEGEVLVRRGTVASYGGRIAFGPDPRLAGTRAEALLRASGKGSIFLADRGRKPMLVELDDEFFSAEGSRILAIGPTLSFRYEPIHDFPRRRRVDVLKIFGRGGLVLSPARASFSIPVSGEFPLNVSSRDLVGWSGNLVPSVLPDRFLDEVMLPDSDDPPKIRFEGEGTVFTESPA from the coding sequence GTGGCGCACTCCCGGCGCGAGGCGCCGCCCTTCGACCAGGGGATCTTTCTCCTCCATCGGAACAAGGGGCGCGAAGCGCTGCGCAACGGCAGCGTCGCGACCGCCCGGGCCGAGCTCCAGACGGCGCTTTCCATCCGTCCCGGAGACGAGGACGTCCGCAACCTCCTCTCGGTCGTGTACTTCAAGGCCGGCGAGTTCGAGGAGGCCGAGAAGCTCACGCGGCTCCTGGTCGCCGAGAATCCGGACTCGCCCGTCCTGCGCTCGAACCTCGGCATCATTCACGTCAAGACGGGAGCGCTCGACGAGGCCGAGGCGGAGCTCCGCCGCGCGATCGAGTTGAAGCCCGACCACGCGAAGAGCCATCTCTATCTCGGGTTCGTCTACCGCCAGAAGCGCAAGCTCGGGCTTGCGCTCGAGCATTTCGGGTTCGCCGGCGCGGACCGTCTCGTGGCCGAGCTCCAGGAGGAGCTTCGCCGGTCGAGCCGCGAGAGCGGCGACGTGCGCGCCGCGATGCGGAAAGAGGGGCCGTTGCCGAACGAGAGCACGACGGCGAAACTCGTCATACCGGCCGAATTCCGCTCGCCCGCCGCCGCCGTGCCGAAGGCGCCGCCGCTCGCGGCGGCGCCGGCGGTCCCCGCCCCGCCGGGCCGTCCCGCGCCGGCCGCCCGGCTCTTCCGGATCCGGGACAACGGGACGGTCGAGATCACGTTCGAAGGGGAGGTCCTCGTCCGGCGCGGGACCGTCGCCTCGTACGGCGGCCGGATCGCGTTCGGCCCCGACCCGCGCCTGGCCGGAACCCGGGCCGAGGCTCTCCTGCGCGCCTCCGGGAAAGGGTCGATCTTCCTCGCCGACCGCGGCCGCAAGCCGATGCTGGTCGAGCTCGACGACGAATTCTTCTCGGCGGAGGGGTCCCGGATCCTGGCGATCGGGCCGACGCTCTCGTTCCGATACGAGCCGATCCACGATTTCCCGAGGCGCCGGCGCGTGGACGTGCTGAAGATCTTCGGCAGGGGGGGGCTCGTTCTCTCGCCCGCGCGCGCCAGCTTCTCGATCCCGGTCTCGGGGGAGTTCCCGCTGAACGTCTCCTCGCGCGACCTCGTCGGCTGGTCGGGCAACCTCGTCCCTTCCGTGCTGCCCGACCGCTTCCTCGACGAGGTGATGCTCCCCGACAGCGACGATCCGCCGAAGATCCGTTTCGAGGGGGAGGGCACCGTCTTCACGGAATCGCCCGCGTGA